The Pseudofrankia inefficax genome window below encodes:
- the mftE gene encoding mycofactocin biosynthesis peptidyl-dipeptidase MftE — protein sequence MTNSPSRQLGELRWPEIDGPLPIVLLPLGSTEQHGPHLPLDTDTRIAVAVAAAVAARLPGALVAPPLGYGASGEHAGFPGTLSLGTAALEMALIELVRSADDTAAGMVLVNGHGGNATALRGAVRLLTAEGRRVLVWAPRAAVASAVGVPGAVGDLHAGRAETSLMLHLAPELVRPDAATRGPSPALPDLVERGVLPLSPSGVLGDPTGASAAEGVALLDALVSDAVSTIESWPAARPSSRHPDTRRDR from the coding sequence ATGACCAACTCGCCCTCCCGCCAGCTCGGCGAGCTGCGCTGGCCCGAGATCGACGGCCCGCTCCCGATCGTCCTGCTTCCCCTGGGCAGCACCGAGCAACACGGGCCGCATCTTCCGTTGGACACCGACACCCGGATCGCGGTGGCCGTCGCGGCGGCGGTGGCGGCACGGCTGCCGGGGGCATTGGTCGCGCCACCCCTCGGCTATGGCGCGAGCGGCGAACATGCCGGCTTCCCCGGCACCCTCTCTCTCGGCACGGCCGCCCTAGAAATGGCGCTCATCGAGCTCGTGCGGTCCGCGGACGACACGGCCGCCGGCATGGTGCTGGTCAACGGCCACGGCGGGAACGCGACCGCGTTGCGGGGGGCGGTCCGGCTGCTCACCGCGGAGGGCCGACGGGTGCTCGTCTGGGCGCCGCGGGCGGCGGTCGCCTCCGCCGTGGGCGTCCCGGGCGCCGTCGGCGACCTGCACGCGGGTCGAGCGGAGACATCCTTGATGCTGCACCTGGCGCCGGAGCTGGTCCGTCCGGACGCGGCGACTCGCGGGCCGAGCCCGGCGCTCCCCGATCTGGTTGAGCGTGGTGTCCTGCCCCTCAGCCCGTCCGGCGTGCTCGGCGACCCGACAGGGGCGAGCGCCGCGGAAGGCGTGGCGTTGCTGGACGCCCTCGTCTCCGACGCGGTCAGCACCATCGAGTCCTGGCCCGCGGCGCGCCCGAGCTCCAGGCACCCCGACACACGGAGGGACCGATGA
- the icmF gene encoding fused isobutyryl-CoA mutase/GTPase IcmF has translation MGATSALHTPVYPFRAVTAGSLFDGHDAAINIMRRLLQAQGAEVIHLGHDRGVEQVVAAAVQEDVQAVFVSSYQGGHVEYFTYLVERLQERGAGHIRVYGGGGGVIVPEEIELLHARGVARIFSPADGQRLGLPAMINLTVQESDRDLAALTPSRDAVLAGDEASLARAISVLEAGRDPEFAEWLRGAVADRTTPVLGITGTGGSGKSSLTDELIRRFRLDQEDKLRIAVIAVDPTRRRGGGALLGDRIRMNALGDTAVGGPVFFRSLATRTAGQEVPEHLADVIAATKAAGYDLVIVETPGIGQGDAAIVPFCDVSLYVMTPEYGAASQLEKIDMLDFADVVAVNKFERRGAEDARRDVARQLVRNREAFGTPWEEMPVFGTSAARFNDDGVTALYQELKSLLRGHGLPLASGALPTVTVRASSGLTTVVPPKRVRYLAEVADAVRDYHARTEQQAEAARRREHLTTAITALEGATEGDSATSALAALRDQAEAALSPEIREQLANWPALVAERSGDEMVYRVRDNEIRTPLTRTTLSGTKVPRVAVPKIDDDGRLVRFLRRENLPGLFPFTAGVFPFKRAGEAPARMFAGEGDPFRTNRRFHFLSEGAAATRLSTAFDSVTLYGRDPDTRPDIYGKVGTSGVSIASLDDMKALYDGFDLCSPTTSVSMTINGPAPAILAMFLNTAIDQQLAAFVEKEGREPSAAEAAAVRAHALTTVRGTVQADILKEDQGQNTCIFSTEFALRCMADLQEWFIQNAVRNFYSVSISGYHIAEAGANPISQLAFTLANGFTYVEAYLARGMKIDDFAPNLSFFFSNGMDAEYNVIGRVARRIWAVAMKERYGAAERSQKLKYHVQTSGRSLHAQEMNFNDIRTTLQALCAIYDNCNSLHTNAYDEAVTTPTEQSVRRALAIQMIIDQEWGLAGNENPLQGSYVIDELTDLVEEAVLAEFERISERGGVLGAMETGYQRGRIQDESMLYEHRKHDGSLPIIGVNTFVAPAGTDDAATTLELARATEDEKKSQLTRVTDFQSRHQIEAQAALRHLRDTASSGGNTFAALMDAVRVCSLGQITDAFFEVGGQYRRNV, from the coding sequence ATGGGTGCGACGTCCGCTCTCCACACGCCGGTCTACCCGTTCCGCGCGGTGACCGCTGGCTCGCTGTTCGACGGCCACGATGCGGCGATCAACATCATGCGGCGGCTGCTGCAGGCGCAGGGGGCCGAGGTGATCCACCTTGGCCACGATCGGGGCGTTGAGCAGGTCGTGGCGGCCGCGGTCCAGGAGGACGTTCAGGCGGTCTTCGTGTCGTCCTACCAGGGCGGGCACGTCGAGTACTTCACGTACCTGGTGGAGCGGCTTCAGGAGCGCGGAGCGGGACACATCAGGGTCTACGGGGGCGGCGGCGGCGTCATCGTTCCCGAGGAGATCGAGCTGCTGCACGCGCGCGGAGTGGCCCGGATCTTCTCGCCGGCGGATGGCCAGCGGCTCGGCCTGCCGGCCATGATCAACCTGACGGTTCAGGAGAGCGACCGCGATCTCGCGGCGCTCACGCCGTCGAGGGACGCGGTGCTGGCCGGGGACGAGGCCTCGCTCGCGCGGGCGATCTCGGTGCTGGAGGCCGGCCGTGACCCGGAGTTCGCGGAGTGGCTGCGCGGTGCGGTCGCGGACCGGACGACCCCGGTGCTCGGCATCACCGGTACGGGTGGTTCTGGCAAGTCGTCGCTCACGGATGAGCTGATCCGGCGCTTCCGGCTCGACCAGGAGGACAAGCTGCGGATCGCGGTCATCGCGGTCGACCCGACTCGTCGTCGCGGTGGCGGTGCACTCCTCGGCGACCGGATCCGGATGAACGCTCTCGGCGATACCGCCGTCGGCGGACCGGTCTTCTTCCGTTCGCTGGCCACCAGGACGGCTGGCCAGGAGGTGCCCGAGCATCTCGCGGATGTGATCGCCGCGACCAAGGCGGCCGGCTATGACCTGGTCATCGTCGAGACCCCCGGCATCGGGCAGGGTGACGCGGCGATCGTGCCGTTCTGTGACGTGTCGCTCTATGTGATGACGCCTGAATACGGCGCCGCCTCCCAGCTTGAGAAGATCGACATGCTGGACTTCGCGGACGTGGTGGCCGTCAACAAGTTCGAGCGGCGGGGCGCCGAGGACGCGCGCCGCGATGTGGCCCGCCAGCTGGTCCGCAACCGTGAGGCGTTCGGCACCCCGTGGGAGGAGATGCCGGTCTTCGGTACCTCCGCGGCCCGTTTCAACGACGACGGCGTCACCGCGCTCTACCAGGAGCTCAAGAGTCTCCTTCGTGGGCACGGACTCCCGCTCGCCAGCGGAGCCCTGCCGACGGTCACGGTGCGCGCCTCCAGCGGGCTGACGACGGTCGTTCCACCGAAGCGGGTCCGTTACCTCGCCGAGGTCGCCGATGCCGTTCGCGACTACCACGCGCGGACCGAGCAGCAGGCCGAGGCCGCCCGTCGGCGGGAACACCTGACAACGGCCATCACGGCCTTGGAAGGCGCGACGGAGGGCGATTCGGCGACTAGCGCGCTGGCCGCGCTTCGGGACCAGGCAGAGGCCGCGCTTAGCCCGGAGATCCGCGAGCAGCTCGCGAACTGGCCGGCACTGGTTGCCGAGCGGTCTGGCGACGAGATGGTCTACCGCGTACGGGACAACGAGATCCGCACGCCGTTGACGAGGACGACGCTCTCCGGAACGAAGGTGCCGCGGGTCGCGGTGCCGAAGATTGACGATGACGGCCGCCTGGTCCGCTTCCTGCGCCGAGAGAACCTTCCGGGGCTCTTCCCGTTCACCGCCGGTGTGTTCCCGTTCAAGCGCGCCGGTGAGGCGCCAGCCCGGATGTTCGCCGGCGAAGGCGACCCGTTCCGGACGAACCGCCGCTTCCATTTCCTTTCCGAGGGCGCCGCCGCGACCCGGCTTTCCACGGCTTTTGACTCCGTCACGCTGTACGGCCGGGATCCCGACACCCGACCGGACATCTACGGCAAGGTCGGTACCTCCGGCGTCTCGATCGCGTCCCTTGACGACATGAAGGCGCTCTACGACGGCTTCGACCTGTGCTCGCCGACCACCAGCGTGTCGATGACGATCAACGGGCCGGCGCCCGCGATTCTCGCGATGTTCCTGAACACCGCGATCGACCAGCAGCTTGCGGCGTTCGTCGAGAAGGAAGGCCGTGAGCCCTCCGCTGCCGAAGCGGCCGCAGTTCGGGCACATGCGCTGACGACGGTCCGCGGCACGGTCCAGGCCGACATCCTCAAGGAGGACCAGGGCCAGAACACCTGCATCTTCTCGACCGAGTTCGCGCTGCGCTGCATGGCCGACCTGCAGGAGTGGTTCATCCAGAACGCGGTCCGCAACTTCTACTCGGTCTCGATCTCGGGGTACCACATCGCCGAGGCGGGGGCGAACCCGATCAGCCAGCTCGCCTTCACGCTGGCCAACGGCTTCACCTACGTCGAGGCCTACCTGGCCCGTGGCATGAAGATCGACGACTTCGCGCCGAACCTGTCGTTCTTCTTCTCCAACGGCATGGACGCCGAGTACAACGTCATCGGTCGGGTAGCCCGCCGGATCTGGGCCGTCGCCATGAAGGAGCGCTACGGAGCCGCCGAGCGCTCGCAGAAGCTGAAGTACCACGTGCAGACGTCCGGCCGGTCCCTGCACGCGCAGGAGATGAACTTCAACGACATCCGGACGACCCTGCAGGCGTTGTGCGCGATCTACGACAACTGCAACAGCCTGCACACGAACGCCTATGACGAGGCCGTCACGACGCCGACCGAGCAGTCGGTGCGTCGAGCCCTCGCCATCCAGATGATCATTGACCAGGAGTGGGGTCTCGCCGGCAACGAGAACCCTCTCCAGGGGTCGTACGTCATCGACGAGCTGACCGATCTGGTCGAGGAGGCCGTGCTCGCGGAGTTCGAGCGGATCTCCGAGCGTGGCGGCGTGCTCGGGGCGATGGAGACCGGCTACCAGCGTGGCCGCATCCAGGACGAGTCGATGCTCTACGAACACCGCAAGCACGACGGCTCGCTACCGATCATCGGGGTCAACACGTTCGTCGCCCCCGCCGGCACTGACGACGCGGCCACGACCCTCGAGCTCGCCCGCGCGACCGAGGACGAGAAGAAGTCGCAGCTGACCCGGGTCACCGATTTCCAGAGCCGGCACCAGATCGAGGCCCAGGCCGCGCTGCGCCACCTGCGCGACACCGCGTCCAGCGGCGGCAACACCTTCGCGGCTCTGATGGACGCCGTCCGGGTCTGCTCCCTCGGTCAGATCACCGACGCCTTCTTCGAGGTGGGCGGCCAGTACCGCCGCAACGTCTGA
- a CDS encoding MarR family winged helix-turn-helix transcriptional regulator, whose protein sequence is MPPRKPLPFDPIAEARRQWTAHGWGETADGMAAITSLMRAQQIVLGRVDEVLRPFELTFARYEVLMLLLFSREGRLPLNRIGVRLQVHPTSVTSAVDRLETRGHVRRIPHPTDRRAILAEITDEGRTTALAATEKLNGTVFADLGLPEGGIDTLVGLLNEMRRTAGDF, encoded by the coding sequence GTGCCGCCTCGTAAACCCCTGCCTTTCGACCCGATCGCCGAGGCGCGGCGCCAGTGGACCGCGCACGGATGGGGGGAGACCGCGGACGGGATGGCCGCGATCACCTCGCTGATGCGCGCCCAGCAGATCGTGCTCGGCCGGGTCGACGAGGTGCTGCGGCCGTTCGAGCTGACGTTCGCCCGCTACGAGGTGCTCATGCTGCTGCTGTTCAGCCGGGAGGGCAGGCTGCCGCTGAACCGGATCGGTGTCCGCCTGCAGGTGCACCCGACCAGCGTCACCAGCGCCGTCGACCGGCTGGAGACGCGCGGCCATGTTCGCCGCATTCCGCACCCCACCGACCGCCGCGCGATCCTCGCCGAGATCACCGACGAGGGCCGCACGACGGCGCTGGCGGCCACCGAGAAGCTCAACGGCACCGTCTTTGCGGACCTTGGCCTGCCCGAGGGTGGTATCGACACCCTTGTCGGGCTGCTGAACGAGATGCGCCGCACCGCCGGCGACTTCTGA
- the mftC gene encoding mycofactocin radical SAM maturase (MftC is a radical SAM/SPASM enzyme that catalyzes the first two steps in biosynthesis of the electron carrier mycofactocin from the terminal Val-Tyr dipeptide of the precursor peptide MftA.) — protein sequence MSVTDLAVAPSLAPTPASASLQQTLLRGLEAPICLTWEWTYACNLQCVHCLSSSGRRDPRELDTAQMRSVVDQLADLQVFYVNVGGGEPMTRPDFFEVLEYSVDHGVGVKFSTNGGMIDASNARRLADLDYVDIQISLDGADAMTNDPVRGLGSYDRARRSMEHLATAGFGAFKLSVVVTRHNVDQLDSFAALAADYGAELRITRLRPSGRGQDSWARLHPTADQQRELHGWLLARPEVLTGDSFFHLAAYGQALPGLNLCGAGRVVCLIDPVGDVYACPFALHDHFRAGSVLDDGGFANVWRTSALFTELREPDNPGACTSCGHYDACQGGCMAAKFFTGLPLDGPDPECVLGHGEAALTAVDPHSLPIIDNDHSKRRRLPLSVL from the coding sequence GTGAGCGTCACCGACCTGGCCGTAGCCCCGAGCCTCGCGCCGACGCCGGCGAGCGCGTCGCTGCAGCAGACGCTGCTGCGCGGCCTCGAGGCACCGATCTGCCTCACCTGGGAGTGGACCTACGCCTGCAACCTGCAGTGCGTGCACTGCCTGTCGTCCTCGGGCCGGCGCGACCCGCGCGAGCTCGACACCGCGCAGATGCGTTCGGTCGTCGACCAGCTGGCCGACCTGCAGGTCTTCTACGTCAACGTCGGCGGTGGCGAGCCGATGACGCGCCCCGACTTCTTCGAGGTGCTGGAGTACTCGGTCGACCACGGGGTCGGCGTGAAGTTCTCCACCAACGGCGGGATGATCGACGCGTCCAACGCCCGGCGGCTGGCCGACCTGGACTACGTCGACATTCAGATCTCGCTCGACGGCGCGGACGCGATGACCAACGATCCGGTTCGCGGCCTGGGCTCCTACGACCGGGCCCGCCGCTCGATGGAACACCTCGCGACCGCCGGGTTCGGTGCCTTCAAGCTGTCGGTCGTCGTCACCCGGCACAACGTCGACCAGCTCGACAGTTTCGCCGCCCTTGCCGCCGACTACGGGGCCGAGCTGCGGATCACCCGACTGCGCCCGTCCGGCCGCGGCCAGGACTCGTGGGCTCGGCTGCACCCGACCGCAGACCAGCAGCGCGAGCTGCACGGCTGGCTGCTGGCCAGGCCCGAGGTGCTCACCGGCGACTCGTTCTTCCACCTCGCCGCCTACGGCCAGGCATTGCCCGGTCTGAACCTGTGCGGCGCCGGCCGGGTGGTCTGCCTCATCGATCCGGTCGGCGACGTATACGCCTGCCCGTTCGCCCTGCATGACCATTTCCGGGCCGGCAGCGTGCTCGACGACGGCGGCTTCGCGAACGTGTGGCGGACCTCGGCCCTGTTCACCGAGCTGCGCGAGCCCGACAACCCCGGCGCCTGCACCTCATGCGGTCACTACGACGCCTGCCAGGGCGGCTGCATGGCGGCGAAGTTCTTCACCGGCCTGCCTTTGGACGGCCCGGACCCGGAATGCGTCCTCGGCCACGGTGAGGCCGCGCTGACCGCGGTGGACCCGCACAGCCTGCCCATCATCGACAACGACCACAGCAAGCGCCGCCGGCTGCCCCTGTCGGTGCTCTGA
- the mftB gene encoding mycofactocin biosynthesis chaperone MftB (MftB, a small protein, is a peptide chaperone that assists the radical SAM enzyme MftC in performing two modifications to the C-terminal Val-Tyr dipeptide of the mycofactocin precursor peptide, MftA. MftB's role is analogous to the role of PqqD in the biosynthesis of PQQ, a cofactor that derives entirely from a Tyr and a Glu in the precursor PqqA.) has translation MAKASGVTFDPALPYRLHPKVALRPERFGALAYSYATRRLSLLKDLDLVTVVRALGDAPSAGDALAAVPAAKRPAVERALARLVETGFVQPR, from the coding sequence GTGGCCAAGGCATCCGGGGTGACGTTCGACCCGGCGCTGCCCTACCGCCTGCATCCGAAGGTGGCGCTGCGGCCGGAACGCTTCGGCGCGCTGGCGTACTCCTACGCCACCCGCCGGCTCTCGCTGCTCAAGGACCTCGACCTGGTCACCGTCGTCCGCGCGCTCGGCGACGCGCCCTCGGCGGGCGACGCACTGGCCGCCGTGCCGGCAGCCAAGCGGCCCGCCGTCGAGCGCGCGCTGGCGCGCCTCGTCGAGACCGGCTTCGTCCAGCCCCGCTGA
- the mftA gene encoding mycofactocin precursor MftA (Mycofactocin is a small molecule electron carrier derived from the final two amino acids, Val-Tyr, of MftA, the mycofactocin precursor. It plays a role in redox homeostasis and the metabolism of alcohols and aldehydes in Actinobacteria, including Mycobacterium tuberculosis.): MDSLAPTTDIAAASTLEAGAPAEPIVEDLLVEDVSIDGMCGVY, from the coding sequence ATGGACTCGCTCGCCCCGACGACGGACATCGCGGCCGCCAGCACCCTCGAGGCCGGCGCGCCGGCCGAGCCGATCGTGGAGGACCTCCTCGTCGAGGACGTCTCGATCGACGGCATGTGCGGCGTCTACTAG
- the mftF gene encoding mycofactocin biosynthesis glycosyltransferase MftF (Members of this protein family, MftF, are glycosyltransferases, members of PF00535 (glycosyl transferase family 2). The encoding gene is found as part of the mycofactocin cassette, in Mycobacterium tuberculosis, many other Actinobacteria, and occasional members of other lineages. Mycofactocin itself, a putative redox carrier, is a heavily modified derivative of the C-terminal Val-Tyr dipeptide of the mycofactocin precursor MftA (TIGR03969).), translated as MVPGPAGAPPLPADFHVQCDPETTVLSRGKVLLGGSPLRLLTLSVAGGSVWEALLAGRPVGRAGPGAGALARRLVDAGLAWPVPPAQPGGRMATVTAVLPVRDGAAGLGTLIAALARRCAEVIVVDDGSTDATGAVAAAAGARVLRHERPRGPAAARLTGAAAATTPLVLFCDADIQLPDELGAATGHAGWLGLLLGHLADPAVAAVAPRVASPVQVGARAGLLARYESARSPLDLGARPAAVRPGSRVSYVPTAVLLVRRELVGFDPALRYGEDVDLVWRLVAAGWSVRYEPAAVVHHRPRADWFGWARQRFGYGSSAGPLAVRHAGPLRPASPAALAGAGAVALAAAPAGAARRAVVGAVGVATAGRGVLTASRLSRRLAAAPRPGRLAWVMVLAGRRYAVEAAADNIRRGWWPLLASSRAGRRVFAAAVVIPAGRDWWITRPPVGLGPYVLVRMLDDAAYSAGVWWGCARARTARPLLPPGPPWAGRVAAALRPRRSTGARAGGQRG; from the coding sequence ATGGTGCCAGGCCCGGCCGGGGCGCCGCCGCTACCAGCGGACTTCCATGTGCAGTGTGACCCGGAAACCACCGTTCTGTCGCGCGGAAAGGTGTTGTTGGGTGGTTCGCCATTGCGGCTGCTGACGTTGTCCGTCGCGGGAGGCTCCGTATGGGAGGCGCTTCTGGCCGGTCGGCCGGTCGGCCGGGCCGGGCCGGGCGCCGGGGCGCTCGCCCGCCGGCTCGTCGACGCGGGCCTGGCCTGGCCGGTGCCGCCGGCCCAGCCTGGCGGCCGGATGGCGACGGTTACGGCGGTGCTGCCGGTGCGAGACGGCGCGGCCGGGCTCGGCACGCTGATCGCGGCGCTGGCCCGCCGGTGCGCCGAGGTGATCGTCGTCGACGACGGTTCGACCGACGCGACGGGCGCGGTCGCGGCGGCCGCCGGAGCCCGGGTGCTGCGCCACGAACGCCCACGCGGCCCGGCCGCCGCCCGGCTCACGGGCGCGGCGGCCGCGACCACCCCTCTCGTGCTGTTCTGCGACGCCGACATCCAGCTCCCCGACGAGCTGGGTGCCGCGACCGGCCATGCGGGCTGGCTGGGTCTGTTGCTCGGGCACCTCGCCGACCCGGCCGTCGCGGCCGTCGCGCCACGGGTGGCGTCCCCCGTGCAGGTGGGGGCGCGGGCCGGGCTGCTGGCCAGATACGAGAGCGCCCGGTCGCCGCTGGACCTCGGGGCGCGGCCCGCGGCGGTCCGGCCGGGGTCGCGGGTGAGCTACGTGCCGACGGCGGTGCTGCTGGTCCGCCGGGAACTGGTCGGCTTCGACCCGGCGCTGCGGTACGGCGAGGACGTGGACCTCGTCTGGCGGCTGGTCGCGGCCGGGTGGTCGGTGCGTTACGAGCCGGCGGCGGTCGTTCATCACCGGCCGCGCGCTGACTGGTTTGGCTGGGCCAGGCAGCGGTTCGGTTACGGCTCCTCGGCCGGTCCGCTGGCCGTCCGCCACGCCGGCCCGCTGCGTCCGGCGAGCCCTGCCGCGCTCGCCGGGGCCGGGGCCGTCGCGCTCGCCGCCGCCCCCGCGGGCGCGGCACGGCGAGCCGTCGTCGGGGCTGTCGGCGTGGCGACCGCTGGTCGTGGCGTGCTCACCGCGTCCCGACTGTCCCGCCGGCTGGCCGCGGCGCCGAGACCGGGACGCCTCGCCTGGGTGATGGTGCTCGCCGGGCGCCGTTACGCCGTCGAGGCCGCCGCTGACAACATCCGCCGCGGCTGGTGGCCGCTGCTGGCGAGCAGCCGGGCGGGGCGACGGGTGTTCGCCGCGGCCGTCGTCATCCCCGCCGGCCGCGACTGGTGGATCACTCGCCCGCCGGTCGGGCTCGGGCCCTACGTGCTGGTGCGGATGCTGGACGACGCCGCCTACAGTGCCGGTGTCTGGTGGGGCTGTGCCCGTGCCCGGACGGCTCGCCCGCTGCTCCCGCCTGGGCCGCCCTGGGCTGGGCGGGTGGCCGCCGCCCTGCGCCCCAGGCGAAGCACGGGCGCGAGGGCCGGCGGCCAACGGGGGTGA
- a CDS encoding cysteine desulfurase family protein: MNYLDHAATTPMRPEALAAFMAAHAVAGNPSSLHAGGRQARRAVEESREALAGVLGCRPSELIFTGGGTESDNLALKGLYWARRAADPRRRRVLVSAVEHHAVLDPAHWLEQSQDAVLELLPVDETGLVSPRTLAAALCAGDGPDDVAVVSVMWANNEVGTVQPVAELAELSHAHGVPFHTDAVQAFGQVPLGFTDSGVDAMTVTAHKIGGPVGIGALLLRRGLTVTPLTHGGGQERDVRSGTLDAAGAAAFAAAAQAAASGLPAEAARLASLRDELVRQVLAAVPTAVLNGAPPGPGRLPGNAHLSFPGCEGDSLLMLLDARGIECSTGSACTSGVARPSHVLLAMGAGEPSARGSLRFSLGHTSTAADVEAVVAAIAPVVDRASRAGELAGLGGT; encoded by the coding sequence GTGAACTATCTCGACCATGCGGCGACGACGCCGATGCGGCCGGAGGCGCTCGCCGCGTTCATGGCGGCGCACGCGGTCGCGGGCAATCCGTCGTCGCTGCATGCCGGCGGCCGCCAGGCCCGCCGGGCGGTCGAGGAGTCCCGCGAGGCGCTCGCCGGCGTGCTCGGCTGCCGGCCCTCCGAGCTGATCTTCACCGGTGGCGGGACGGAAAGCGACAACCTCGCCCTGAAGGGCCTGTACTGGGCCCGCCGGGCGGCCGACCCGCGCCGGCGCCGGGTGCTCGTCAGCGCGGTGGAGCATCACGCCGTGCTGGACCCGGCGCACTGGCTGGAGCAGTCGCAGGACGCCGTCCTGGAGCTGCTGCCGGTCGACGAGACCGGGCTCGTGTCCCCGCGTACCCTCGCCGCCGCGCTCTGCGCCGGCGACGGGCCGGACGACGTCGCGGTGGTCTCGGTGATGTGGGCGAACAACGAGGTCGGCACCGTGCAGCCGGTCGCAGAGCTGGCGGAGCTCAGCCACGCCCACGGGGTGCCGTTCCACACCGACGCCGTGCAGGCGTTCGGGCAGGTGCCGCTGGGGTTCACCGACAGCGGCGTCGACGCGATGACGGTCACCGCCCACAAGATCGGCGGGCCGGTCGGTATCGGCGCGCTGCTGCTGCGCCGCGGCCTGACCGTCACCCCGCTCACCCACGGCGGCGGGCAGGAGCGGGACGTCCGGTCCGGCACGCTGGACGCCGCCGGCGCAGCCGCGTTCGCCGCCGCCGCGCAGGCCGCCGCGAGCGGCCTCCCGGCCGAGGCCGCTCGGCTCGCTTCGCTGCGCGACGAGCTGGTCCGCCAGGTGCTGGCCGCGGTGCCGACGGCGGTGCTCAACGGCGCCCCGCCCGGTCCCGGCCGGCTGCCCGGCAACGCCCACCTGAGCTTCCCCGGCTGCGAGGGCGACTCGCTGCTCATGCTGCTCGACGCCCGGGGCATCGAGTGCTCGACCGGCTCGGCCTGCACCTCCGGGGTGGCTCGCCCGTCGCACGTGCTGCTGGCGATGGGCGCCGGCGAGCCGAGCGCCCGCGGCTCCCTGCGGTTCTCGCTGGGGCACACGTCGACGGCCGCGGACGTCGAGGCCGTCGTCGCCGCGATCGCCCCGGTCGTCGACCGGGCCAGCCGCGCGGGCGAGCTCGCCGGCCTCGGCGGGACCTAG